A section of the Triticum dicoccoides isolate Atlit2015 ecotype Zavitan chromosome 7A, WEW_v2.0, whole genome shotgun sequence genome encodes:
- the LOC119334660 gene encoding uncharacterized protein LOC119334660 yields MEDGDKDVIKTSVSEESPNPGEKDVIKTSVSEESPNPGEKDVIKTSVSEESPNPGEKDVIKTSVSEESPNPGEKDVVKTSVSEESPNTGEKGEDEGDLSRKTEILSIKETVNSTSENSSDEVKGQFHGRDNPEKDLNEQMDKSRSPDAMKPVDSDQTVKEILEEEKSEEPVFDGTEIPEMEPMRRSSDQSVELDSKAQQGPVINERAAAIGNFVKEKGAIVVSTFIRRLSGRKDENDLPVEVDKNDVSASGNGEKTVSDSEIKPKEVQKKSEERSTWNPLNLIKVGGDIVTSTTGEAGDANVPGLTEQPIAKGRIIVYTKLGCEDCKMVRLFMHQQRLKYVEINIDIFPSRKLELEKNTGSSIVPKVYFNDLLIGGLTELKKMEESGILNEKTGALFNDEPSSAVPLPPLPGEDDESGCGKMDELATIVRKMRESITPKDRFYKMRRFSNCFPGSEAVDFISEDQYLERDEAVEFGRKLASKHFFRHVLDENVFEDGNQPYRFLDHDPVIMTQCYNIPRGIIDVAPKPMAEIASRLRKLSCAIFEAYVSEDGRHVDYRSIQGCEEFKRYIRTTEELQRVETSDLSREEKLAFFINLYNMMAIHALVTCGHPAGPLDRKKFFGDFKYVIGGCAYSLSAIENGILRANQRPPYNLVKPFGQKDQRSKVALSYPEPLVHFALVCGTKSGPALRCYSPGNIDKELMEAARDFVRNGGLIVDPEAKVASASKILRWYNTDFGKNETEVLKHAANYLEPAASEQFLELLANTQLKVSYQPYDWSLNI; encoded by the exons ATGGAGGATGGGGACAAGGATGTGATAAAAACTTCTGTCAGTGAAGAGTCCCCTAATCCTGGAGAAAAGGATGTGATAAAAACTTCTGTCAGTGAAGAGTCCCCTAATCCTGGAGAAAAGGATGTGATAAAAACTTCTGTCAGTGAAGAGTCCCCTAATCCTGGAGAAAAGGATGTGATAAAAACTTCTGTCAGTGAAGAGTCCCCTAATCCTGGAGAAAAGGATGTGGTAAAAACTTCTGTCAGTGAAGAGTCCCCTAATACTGGAGAAAAGGGTGAAGATGAAGGGGATTTGTCAAGGAAAACAGAAATATTGAGCATAAAAGAAACAGTAAATTCAACGAGTGAGAATTCAAGCGATGAGGTAAAAGGGCAGTTCCATGGGAGAGATAACCCAGAAAAGGATCTCAATGAGCAGATGGATAAAAGCAGAAGCCCTGATGCCATGAAACCTGTAGATTCAGACCAGACTGTGAAAGAGATTCTTGAAGAAGAAAAATCTGAAGAGCCAGTTTTTGATGGAACTGAGATTCCTGAAATGGAACCAATGAGGCGTTCTTCTGATCAATCTGTGGAGCTTGATTCAAAAGCTCAGCAAGGGCCTGTGATCAATGAAAGAGCTGCTGCAATCGGGAATTTTGTTAAGGAAAAGGGAGCCATTGTAGTGTCAACATTTATACGCCGCCTATCTGGCAGAAAGGATGAGAATGATCTTCCTGTTGAAGTTGACAAGAATGATGTTTCAGCAAGTGGCAATGGTGAGAAGACCGTCTCAGATTCTGAAATTAAGCCAAAAGAGGTACAGAAGAAATCCGAGGAAAGAAGCACATGGAATCCACTGAACTTGATTAAAGTTGGAGGAGATATTGTTACTTCTACAACTGGGGAAGCTGGGGATGCAAATGTGCCTGGTTTGACAGAGCAACCAATAGCAAAAGGAAGGATTATCGTATACACAAAACTGGGATGTGAAGATTGCAAAATGGTTCGGTTGTTCATGCATCAGCAAAGGCTCAAGTATGTTGAGATTAACATTGATATATTCCCTAGTAGGAAGTTGGAGTTGGAAAAGAATACTGGGTCATCCATAGTACCAAAAGTGTATTTCAATGACCTGCTGATTGGAGGCTTAACTGAATTGAAGAAAATGGAGGAGTCTGGCATACTCAATGAGAAAACTGGTGCTCTTTTCAATGATGAGCCCTCCTCTGCTGTTCCTTTGCCTCCTTTACCCGGAgaagatgacgaatctggatgtgggaAGATGGATGAGTTGGCAACCATCGTCAGAAAAATGAGAGAGTCGATTACACCGAAGGATAGGTTTTACAAAATGAGAAGATTTAGTAACTGCTTTCCTGGCAGTGAGGCTGTGGATTTTATATCAGAAGATCAGTATTTGGAGAGAGATGAG GCAGTGGAATTTGGAAGAAAGCTTGCAAGCAAACACTTCTTTCGTCATGTTCTAGA TGAAAATGTCTTTGAAGATGGAAATCAGCCTTACCGTTTCCTAGATCATGATCCCGTTATTATGACACAGTGTTACAACATCCCTAGGGGCATCATTGATGTTGCACCAAAACCCATGGCGGAAATCGCATCAAGGTTGAGAAAGTTGTCTTGTGCCATTTTCGAGGCTTATGTATCTGAAGATGGTAGGCATGTTGACTACAGAAGCATCCAGGGTTGTGAGGAATTTAAAAG GTATATTAGAACAACTGAGGAGCTTCAGAGGGTGGAAACTAGTGACCTGTCACGTGAAGAAAAGCTTGCTTTCTTCATAAATCTGTACAATATGATGGCTATCCATGCGTTAGTGACATGTGGTCATCCTGCTGGACCATTGGACAGGAAAAAGTTCTTTGGAGACTTTAAGTATGTCATTGGTGGATGTGCCTATTCACTGTCAGCTATTGAAAATGGCATTCTGCGTGCCAACCAAAGGCCACCATACAATCTTGTGAAACCTTTCGGACAGAAAGACCAAAGATCCAAG GTGGCCCTATCATACCCTGAACCTCTTGTTCACTTTGCTTTGGTATGTGGTACCAAATCTGGGCCTGCACTTCGGTGTTACTCGCCGGGAAATATTGATAAAGAGTTAATGGAAGCTGCACGAGATTTCGTAAGGAATGGAGGACTGATTGTTGATCCTGAAGCAAAGGTTGCATCTGCAAGCAAGATCTTAAGATG
- the LOC119334509 gene encoding uncharacterized protein LOC119334509 has protein sequence MLRLQKRFLSLLRDGGASPLPTFPLTSLHRHLCATATATATTSTESPFSVQDYLVNTCGLTRAQSLKASRSISHLRSPSNPDAVRAFLSGLGLSSSDIAAVVAADPKFLCSKVDGTLAPRVAKLRDLGLSPSKIARLVLIGAPALRSCDVASRLQFWIPLFGSFDELVNAVSRGALGGGALLRRDIDTVVKPNVELLLRCGLKIPHLAKTGLSGTWVIVCSPEKLQVLVARADELGVPRGSGQFMYALTTVSCVTQEKLAARMELLKKTLGCSDDMLKIAVVKHPSLLRSSEDNLRSTVEFLINKVGLEPEYIVRRPALITYSLKTRHVPRYIVMKILQGKGLLSSDYCSVIAASERYFNSRFIDSYKESVPELADVYAAARAGKIPPHLQP, from the coding sequence atgctccGCCTCCAAAAGCGGTTCCTCTCTCTCCTCCGTGACGGCGGCGCCTCCCCTCTCCCCACCTTCCCCCTCACCTCCCTCCACCGCCACCTctgcgccaccgccaccgccaccgcgacCACCTCCACCGAGTCCCCTTTCTCCGTCCAGGATTACCTCGTCAACACCTGCGGCCTCACCCGGGCGCAATCCCTCAAGGCGTCCAGGTCCATCTCCCATCTCAGGTCCCCCTCCAACCCCGACGCCGTCCGCGCCTTCCTCTCGGGCCTCGGCCTCTCCAGCTCCGacatcgccgccgtcgtcgccgccgaccCGAAGTTCCTCTGCTCCAAGGTGGACGGGACCCTCGCCCCCCGCGTCGCCAAGCTCCGCGATCTCGGGCTATCCCCTTCCAAGATCGCGCGCCTCGTCTTGATCGGCGCCCCCGCGTTGCGCTCCTGCGACGTCGCCAGCAGGCTTCAGTTCTGGATCCCATTGTTCGGCTCCTTCGACGAGTTGGTCAATGCCGTGTCGAGGGGAGCTCTGGGAGGTGGTGCCCTCCTAAGGCGTGACATTGACACAGTGGTCAAGCCCAACGTCGAGCTACTTCTGCGCTGCGGGTTAAAAATCCCCCATCTCGCCAAGACTGGCCTCAGTGGGACGTGGGTGATCGTCTGCAGCCCAGAAAAGCTCCAGGTACTGGTCGCACGCGCAGATGAGCTCGGGGTACCACGCGGCTCAGGCCAATTCATGTATGCGCTCACCACCGTCTCCTGCGTGACCCAAGAGAAGCTTGCTGCAAGAATGGAGTTACTGAAGAAGACCCTCGGCTGCTCTGATGACATGCTGAAGATTGCGGTCGTCAAGCACCCAAGCCTCCTAAGATCATCTGAGGACAACCTGCGCAGCACGGTAGAGTTCCTGATCAACAAGGTTGGTCTTGAGCCAGAGTACATCGTGCGCAGGCCCGCGCTGATCACTTACAGCCTGAAGACGAGGCATGTGCCTCGGTATATTGTCATGAAGATACTGCAGGGCAAGGGACTTCTGAGTTCTGACTATTGCTCAGTGATTGCTGCGAGCGAGAGGTACTTCAATTCAAGGTTTATCGACTCTTACAAGGAGAGTGTTCCTGAGCTTGCAGATGTGTATGCCGCGGCTCGTGCAGGGAAAATACCTCCTCACCTCCAACCTTGA